Below is a window of Desulfobacterales bacterium DNA.
CACTTGGAGTAGGTTTAGCTGTTATGGTGCTGTCTCTGCTTGTCGTATCTTCAATTGCCTTCTATAGCCTTTTTGATTTTAACAATGCTCTTTATGATTTATCAGATAAATCTCTTCCTAAAATTGTTTTTGGCTCGCGTTTTACAAGTTTATTAAATCAATTGCTGTATCATACAGAAAAATTGTCCAACTCGAATGCTGAGGCTAACCGTCGTATAGCTTTTGAAAATATAAAAAAACAATTCGAAAAAATTCATGAAATATATTCCAAAATGGAAGATGTTGATATGAGCCAAATTGATAAAGAATTGTCTGTTCTTGAATCTACGTTGGAAGACTTGAATAAACTTGTGGCAGAACGCATAGATATTGCCAAAAAGATAGAAGTGTCATTATCATCTATGCTCGATTTAGCCGAAAAATTTACAAAATTATGGCAGGATATAAAAGCATTGAATCACGATGAAAAAAATTTCAATGCGCTTTCAGATTGGAATTCCATATTTGTAAATATTATAAATCAAAGTTGCAGAGCTCCCTTACTTAAAAGCTTGCATAAAGTCAAAACTTTGAAAAAAATACTAACAAAACAATTTGTTAGTTTTAATGATGCATCAAGAGATTTACCAGATAATGTGAAGGGTTCTATTGGAAATTTTGGGGAAAGACTTCAAACAATCGTTATAGATAATGAAGGTTTGATACCTTTAATTGAATATCAAATAAAAATATCGAGCCAAGCTTTAGGAAAGGGCAATTTTGCATTGAGTCTTGTAGCAGAATTTAATTCTTCTAATATAACAATATTTAATAATTTACTCACATTGACAGCTGATAATACTACAAAATTATCTAAAAGAGTCAATAAACAAGCATGGTTTTTTTCAGGATTATCTTTAATTGCATTATTTATTAGCATTATTGTGTATCGCTATTTTCGTAACATTCTTACTATCCGTTTGATAAAACTCAATAATGCTGTGCTTCGTCGTGTGGCTGGTAATGATGCAAAAATTGAAAAACAAGGGAATGATGAAATTTCCGATATCGCCAGCAGTTTTCTTTTTTATGTTGATGAAGTCAATAAAAGAGAAAAAAGCCTTCAAAAACGCACTAAAGAGTTGAATGAGGCTCTTTATGAACTTGATGAAAAAAGAAAAGAAGCGGAAGATGCTACAAAAGCTAAAAGCGATTTTCTTGCGAATATGAGTCATGAAATACGAACTCCAATGAATGGTATTATAGGAATGTGCCATCTTGTTCTAAAAACACAACTTAATCCTAAACAATACGATTATATAAAAAAAATAGATGTATCCGCAAAGTCTCTTTTAGGTATACTTAATGATATTCTTGATTTTTCTAAAATCGAGGCTGGAAAATTAGATATGGAGTCAATTGATTTTGATCTCAATGATGTCATGAATAATCTTGCTAATCTTATTTCTATGAAAGCTCACGAAAAAGGTTTAGAGCTTATCTTCGAATTAAATCCAAATCTTCCTACAGATTTAAA
It encodes the following:
- a CDS encoding response regulator produces the protein MSVIISKNSSESGNAKQKKRRSIAKTLGVGLAVMVLSLLVVSSIAFYSLFDFNNALYDLSDKSLPKIVFGSRFTSLLNQLLYHTEKLSNSNAEANRRIAFENIKKQFEKIHEIYSKMEDVDMSQIDKELSVLESTLEDLNKLVAERIDIAKKIEVSLSSMLDLAEKFTKLWQDIKALNHDEKNFNALSDWNSIFVNIINQSCRAPLLKSLHKVKTLKKILTKQFVSFNDASRDLPDNVKGSIGNFGERLQTIVIDNEGLIPLIEYQIKISSQALGKGNFALSLVAEFNSSNITIFNNLLTLTADNTTKLSKRVNKQAWFFSGLSLIALFISIIVYRYFRNILTIRLIKLNNAVLRRVAGNDAKIEKQGNDEISDIASSFLFYVDEVNKREKSLQKRTKELNEALYELDEKRKEAEDATKAKSDFLANMSHEIRTPMNGIIGMCHLVLKTQLNPKQYDYIKKIDVSAKSLLGILNDILDFSKIEAGKLDMESIDFDLNDVMNNLANLISMKAHEKGLELIFELNPNLPTDLNGDPLRLGQILLNLTNNAVKFTAKGEIIISMEPVYIDENQVMIEFSVNDTGIGMTQEQILKLFNSFQQADTSTTRKFGGTGLGLAISKKLVEMMGGEIGVESNYGKGSNFFFTAKFNIQASIKTEQLIPKNHKGMRVLIVDDSMTCCKVLQKSLETFSFIVDTACSGPEAISKFREACKNGKEPNLIFMDWQMPGMNGIETALQIKKEAAFKNTTKIIMVTAHGREDIMKQVEDIQIDGFLLKPVTHSLLVDIINQVIEQTNNYDKNDDNSIDIENEIPEGFDDIRGSHVLLVEDNEINKQVAIEILKSEGFKVSVASNGQDAINKIKKSENNRIYDAVLMDIQMPVMDGYIAAQEIRKDYRFKDLPIIAMTADAMSDVFQKVLESGMNDYVTKPIEPYILFKSLTKWIKHK